Within Alphaproteobacteria bacterium, the genomic segment GATCGACAATAATTTCTACAACATCCTCGCGTGCGCCATAAAGATTTACTTTGAGTACCGATGGCATTGCCTCAATTTTATCGCGCAAATTACGTGCTACTGTTACAAGGTTGCGTTCTGGCACATCGCCTGCCAACAACACGGTTATAATAGGGAACAGGCTGAAATCTTCTTCTTCTATAATTGGCTCGTCAGTGCCTTCGGGCCATTCAGGTTTTACTTCGTCAATTTTATTACGCACTTCATTCAGCGCTCTTGCACTGTCATGTCCGGCTTCAAACTCTACGCGTATTCT encodes:
- a CDS encoding efflux RND transporter permease subunit — protein: MINGFIEAAVNRSRTVILILLFILFAGLIAYLNIPKESNPDITIANIHISINHTGISPQDAERLLIRPAEKELTSLEGVKAVRAFANEGNARIRVEFEAGHDSARALNEVRNKIDEVKPEWPEGTDEPIIEEEDFSLFPIITVLLAGDVPERNLVTVARNLRDKIEAMPSVLKVNLYGAREDVVEIIVD